Genomic window (Oryza sativa Japonica Group chromosome 3, ASM3414082v1):
CGTAGTATTAAGATGTATTGTGTTTGTTTCTTAGTGATACAGAGAGTAGTACCtactatttaaaatttttatgaaaTGCACAAATTTTTCAGGATTTTCACATGAACAAGTTCAATTCCTTCATTCTAAAGGATGCCTTATCTTATACTATTACACTCACACAAATTTAAACTTTTATGAGAACACTATCTTTTCAACTCTATATTTTCTATATTGAGACCAAACCAATTCTAGAACCTCCAAAATGACTTGGCATTATCAAAATATTTGATAGATCATCGACCATGAAGCCTCAAAAAGACTTCAACCTTGTCACCAAAACCTTTTTACAGTCCCATCCTAGATCCTAAATATATCTATGTCCTTGTTCACTCATTGGCTCCCCAGGGCATATGGGCTTTATTTTTACCAACAAACGCTATacatataaaattatgttgtatTCATATAAAAAGGTATTGGAGAAACAATCTATTAACTAAATTGGTATTTCAATTACTCAAACTAGAAAGGAAATAAGTCAACCGTCATTTGCCTATGTTGACACATCGATGTGGGAGGCCATGTGCGAGGCAACATCTTTTGGGCATCAATGTAAGGTGGTGTATCAACATTGTAAGCAAGGAGCGGTGATATGAGATTAGCGGCGCCGATTTCGCAAAGTGTTGTTAGTGACTTCGGCGTGCACGTGAGTGAGATAGCATTGGCAGTTGGATACTTAGTCAACAACTATGATTTGAGGGCTGAGTCACCGAGGCGCAGTAGGAGATAAAAGTTTGTGATTGTGGAGAAGGAGTAGAGATGCCAACGACGGTAATAGTATGTTGATATAGAAGGATTGGATAAAAGGACTAAAGAGAGGAAGATGCAAGTAGCGGCACCGAATCTTATATACCGAATTCAAGGTTGGAAATCAGGCATATGATTGGACCACGTGGCATCTTGAGAATTTGGGTTCAGCTCCTCTAAAAATATGCCACGTGTCCCATCGTCACCCTCATccacctcttcttctcccctcccctcctatcCGGTGCGACGCTTGCACGCACTgctgcctcctccctcctcgggTTCTCCTCACTGCTTGCTTGTCATTGTTTCTCCGTTCCCTCCTCTCATTTCTCTGTACCACCATCGATTATTCCTTCCTATCTCTAGCGTTGTCCCAAAACCCCCCTCCCTCTGCCCATGTCGCCTTCCTCACCCCCTGTCCTCCTCACCCTTGTAATCGCCCCCATGCTCCCCACCCGCGCCCACCAAGGAGGTCTACCCCATGCCACCAACCCATTCTCCAAAGCCGAGCCCAACCGATGCTCCTCCAGCGGCGGTTGTAACGACGCCGAGCGCAGTTTGTACTGCTCCCGCTTGGGAGAGGACGAGACTGGGAGCTGCACTGCGAGGACGGTGGTAGGGAGCACCAAGATCGGAATGATGGGAAGGAGAAAGAGAACaaaaggaggagagggagaggagcagCCGCGTTCACACCTTCTAcccaagctcctcctcctcctccttgccaCCATTGGCATCCGCCCCGCCGCACCGGTCGTAGATGCACGGCCACCTCCCGAACACCGTATCTCCGGTGCCGCTGCTCCGTGCTGTGAGCCTCTACAGTGAGGCTTGGGCGGGCAAGGGATTCCTCCATACCATCTGCTTCCACCAGTGCCGATCCACCACCAGATCCATACGCTACCACCTGTCCACCTCGACATGGAGGCATTGTAGTTTATTTGAAGCAGTCGCATGTAGCAAGGCATGGCACTGGACATATTTATATAAGATAATAACAAATATGGATATTAGGACCTCCAAACCAATTCTCGAATCTCCAAAATGACTTGGCATTATCAAATATTTGATAGATCAATCCCGAAGCCTTTAAAAAGACTGCAACCTTGCCACCAAAACCCATTTTTAGTCCCATCCTagatactacctctgtccctaaatatttgacgccgttgactttttagcacatgtttgaccgttcgtcttattcaaaaacttttgtgaaatatctaaaactatatgtatatataaaagtatatttaacaatgaatcaaatgataggaaaagaattaataattacttaattttttttgaataagacgaacggtcaaacatgtttaaaaaagtcaacggcgtcaaatatttagggacgtaGGGAGTATATCCTTGTTCACTCATTGGGCCCTGAGGACATATGGGCTTTTATTTTTACAACAAACTCTATATGTACATATAAAGTTTGTTGTAAAAATTCAGTACTAACCATATAAAAAGGTATTGGAGAAACAATATATTAACTAAGTTGACATTTCAATTACTCAAACTAGAAAGGAAATAAGTCAAAAGCCCTTTGCCTATGTTGACACATCAATATGGGAGGCCATGTGCGAGGCAACATCTTTTGGGGGCATCAATGTAAGGTAATGTATCAATATTGTAAGCAAGGAGTGGTGCTATGAAATTAGCAACGTCGATTTTGAAAAGGTGTTGTTAGCAGCTTCGGTGTGGATGTGGGTGAGATGGTATTGGCAGTTGGATAATGAGTCAACGGTTATAATTTGGGGGCAGAGTCACCGAGGCACGGTAGGAGACAAAAGTTTACGATGATGGCGAAGGAGTAGAGATACCCGATGATGGTAATAGTATGTAGATATAGAAGGATTAGATAAAAGGACTAGGGAGAGGGAGCTGAGAGTAGCGGCACTCAATAGTGCAGTGAAGTTGGGGTGTAGTGGACTAGTTTgtgaattttttctatataaactaTTCTTTGGTCTTATAGTGAGTAACTTACAAAACTCAAAACTAGTTAACGGAAACGTTGATTGCTCTGCCTGTCCTTGACCATTCTGCTAGAAGCTCTGCGACAAATAAATTTCGCAAATCTAAGGTGCTAGTAGGTGAATGTGTAGCGGAAAGTTTGAATATATGGACCTGTTTGGTACGGCTCTAACAGTTGAAtctagagtggagttgtggagttgAGTTGAAACCGTTTGGTTAGGCTCCAACTCTATAAGAGATGAATTGGAGTTGGAGCTATGTCAAACAAGTCCTATGTTTGATGCAAATTTTATGTTTTGGGAAAACAAAGATATAATTAACATGTTTCAAATTTGCACAGAGCATGCATTTTCTTTGGTTATAATAAGTTGCATTTCACTGTTGCAGACTAGCAGATAGTAGAAAACAAATGCGCAAAAGCATACATTTCACTGTTTCAAAAGGTTCCTTTCAGGTCTGGTGCATCGGCATCAGTCTCTCGGTGCATAACACGCCTTGCCATGCTAAGTGTCGAGCAACCATATATTAGGCATGCATTGCCAATCCAATTCCCACAATTAAGTGTTCTTAACTCACAAACTAACCACACTTTTTTACCGGAGATTATGATACAGCAGAGTAGCCGATCGAAGTTTCGAACCAATGCCCACAGTTCATCACTATTCCCTTCTCCATGAACACACGACCTGCAGCAGCAAGCCAGCACACACGTTGCTGCCCCAACTCCAACTCTGCAACAAGAAACAACTCACGCTGTCACTCACGCACGCATATCTTCCAAACAAAGCAAGCGAAAACCTGCAGCCCTCTCTTCACCTCCGCATGACATGCCCAAGCAAGCAAGCGTTTGCTCACCACAAAAAAATGAGATGGCCGATCGAGCAATGCAGAGCACGCCCCGATCTAGTAATCTTAGTCCCAGCTTAAAGCATGCAAAAAGCCCTTGAGATTTCGATCGGTATCCACATCACCCCAGGACAAGAGTGCAAGCAAACCAACCCCAGAAAAACCCCAAAATTAATCCTTCCAAGCAACCCTCTCAATTACTCCCCGGACATCACCTCTAATCCAAATAGAGTAATATAATTAACCCCGCAAATATATATTCTCATGCACCAAGCAACCACACGTACACCTATATAAATCATCACACTCCCAGCATTCAATCTactcacacacacacgcaccAAGAAAGCCAAGAACCGATCAGCTTTGGTGTTCGATCGATcaagacgaggcggcggcggggctgatcgagatggcggcgccgccggcgaggtcggtgAGCGTGGCGGACAGGGCGCTGCGAGGGGTGGCGGACCTGATCAAGCTGCTGCCGAGCGGCACGGTGTTCCTCTTCCAGTTCCTCAGCCCGCTCGTCACCAACAACGgccactgcgccgccgcctacagCAGGGTCCTcagcgccgccctcctcgcgcTCTGCGGCGCCTTCTgcgccttctcctccttcaCCGACAGCTACGTCGGCTCCGACGGCCGCGTCTACTACGGCGTCGTCACCGCCAGGGGGCTCCGCACGTTCGCCGCCGAcccggacgccgccgcgcgGGACCTGTCCGGGTACAGGCTCCGCGCCGGGGACTTCGTCCACGCCGCGCTCTCGCTCCTCGTCTTCGCCAccatcgccctcctcgacgcCGACACCGTGGCGTGCCTCTACCCGGCGCTCGAGGTCAGCGAGCGCACCATGATGGCCGTGCTCCCacccgtcgtcggcggcgtcgccagCTACGCCTTCATGGTGTTCCCCAACAACCGCCATGGCATCGGCTACCAGCCCACCCGCGCCACCGAGGACTTCGAGCACAAGCACTAgatcgtcgtcgacgacgacgactaaattattaattaatttgggTGTTTTAATTAATTGATTTCGAATTCATCAAATCTTAATTTAAACATTTTATgtgtgtgcgtgcgtgcgtgcgtgcgtgtgttttgCAATGTCAGGGTTTGGTCCTTTGGATTTGGAGACTCGAGTCAAAGTGTGAAGTGGCTCTGTGTACATGTGTGTTCGATTGTTTTTCATGTAATTTGATACTAGGAGCTACCGCTGAACATAATAAAGTCTACAAttgtactgtttttttttaaaaaaaaattcactgtGCTTCAACAGAAAATTTCGTATTTGCTTGTAAATTGTGGCAACTCGATCGTGAGGTTTGCTTCTACTCAACAGCCTGAAATTCTAATAGCTCTCATCTGTCGCCGTCGATTCGTGACCACTGCCGACCCATCTCGACCTAATTACGTACTCTATTTAGCACACATGACTCTTGTCTTTGTGTTCATCTTTCTCGCTCtacttatatatacatatacatatacataaacATATACATATTTTGTTCTGCTTTTGTAGTTTTGTGCATGATATTATTTCGTTCGTGTTCGTTGCTGCCACGCCACAACCATTCCGATGTATTGCCGATACATAATAACAATCTTTTCAAAACCTGAGACATCTCAAAACCTTAATggcttgtttggcaacttgagggaaggggattgggagtttataCGAGGGAATTGAcggtgagattaagatgggaatttgatttttcatcccagtctcttgtttggtagaggtggtggaaattgataggaagtttagttggagattaagtcattaatgaaaacggatggctgagatttgtttagacgaagtaaaggaggaattccctcccaattaccaccccctacccaggtattgaaaaggagggagttcattctcaattccctatccccatcccaccaaaattcacatatctcccaaccaaacaaaacagttaatagcctcatccctctaaactcccaatcccttctAAAAACTTCCCCCAACCAAACGGGCTGTAAATCCTTTTCACACATTCGGAATATGACAACCCAGTTTCCAATTCgaagtttttaaaaaatcttcTCAAACAAACTCAAACATATTGGGTTGTTACGTTGGGCCGGGCCCACAGAAAAAGCCCAGTAGGCGGGGCCCAGCTCCAGCCCACAATACCTCGCCACTAAACCCTCTTCCCCCTCTAAAACCCTCCTcctttctcctccccctcccgccgccgccattcgcCTCCCgcgaaaaccctagccgccgccgccgccgccgctgcccaaaatgtccacgccaccgccggccgccgccgcctccccggccACCGACCAAGGCAAGACCAAGTCGAAGAAGAAGAGCAAGAAGCATCAGGAggacacctcctcctccctggccgtcgccgcggcgtcggtggatgaggcggcggaggccaaGGCCGACGGCTACCTGATCAAGCCGCagtcggtggcgccgccgctggaCACGTCGGCGTGGCCGCTCCTCCTCAAGAACTACGACCGCCTCAACGTCCGCACCGGCCACTACACCCCGCTCCCCGCCGGCCACTCCCCGCTCAAGCGGCCCATCGCCGAGTACCTCCGCTACGGCGTCATCAACCTCGACAAGCCGTCGAACCCTTCCTCGCACGAGGTCGTCGCCTGGATCAAGCGCCTCCTCCGCGTCGAGAAGACCGGCCACAGCGGCACCCTTGACCCCAAGGTCACCGGCAACCTCATCGTCTGCGTCGACCGCGCCACCCGCCTCGTCAAGTCCCAGCAGGGCGCCGGCAAGGAGTACGTCTGCGTCGCGCGCTTCCACGCCGCCGTGCCCGACACCGcccgcgtcgcgcgcgcgctcgaggCGCTCACGGGCGCCGTCTTCCAGCGGCCCCCGCTCATCTCCGCCGTCAAGCGGCAGCTCCGGGTCCGCACCATCTACGAGAGCAAGCTCCTCGAGCACGACGCCGACCGCCACCTCGCCGTGTTCTGGATCTCCTGCGAGGCCGGCACCTACGTGCGGACGCTCTGCGTTCACCTCGGCCTGctgctcggcgtcggcgcgcaTATGCAGGAGCTCCGCCGTGTCCGGTCGGGGATCCTCGGCGAGACCGACAACATGGTGACGATGCACGATGTCATGGACGCGAGGTGGGCGATGGACAACTTCAACGATGAGTCCTACCTGCGGCGCATCGTCATGCCGCTGGAGGTCCTGCTCACTAGCTACAAGAGGCTTGTTGTGAAGGATTCTGCTGTGAATGCTATATGCTATGGTGCGAAGCTCATGATCCCTGGGTTGCTTCGATTCGAGAATGAGATTGAAGTAGGGGAGGAGGTGGTTCTCATGACAACCAAGGGGGAAGCGATTGCGATCGGCATTGCGGAGATGACCACGGCTGTTATGGCGACTTGTGACCATGGAGCGGTTGCCAAGATTAAGAGGGTGGTGATGGATAGGGACACATACCCGAGGAAGTGGGGGCTTGGGCCTGTGGCGCTTAAGAAGAAAAAGATGGTTGCTGAAGGGCTTCTTGACAAGCATGGGAAGCCAAATGAAAAGACACCAAGTGAGTGGCTTCGCAATGCCGTGCTTCCAGCTGGTGGTGATGCAATGATTGCCGGCATTGCTGCAGCACCTGAGCCAGAGAAGCCAAAGGTGAAAGAGGAGGCAGATGTGGCTGAAGAGaccaaggagaagaaaaagaagaagcatAAGGACTGGGCAGGTGACAATGCTGatgaggggaggaagaggaaggttGGAGATGATGATCTCTCTGCTTCTGTGAGTGCGAAGAAGATTAAGGTTGAGGAAGAGGCTGATGCAGTGGAAGGGGAAAAGagtgagaagaagaagaagaaaaagaaggacAAGGCTGAATCGGCATATGCCGATGGAGAGGTGAAGGCTGAGTTGTCTGATGGGGAGAAGGGTGGCagtgagaagaagaaaaagaagaagaagagcaaggAAGGAGAAGCTGGGGATGATGAAGCTGAGAAAAGtgagaagaaaaaggagaagaaaaagaagaatcgGGATGCAGAGGTGACACAATAGTTGGAGAGTGTAATTTTAGCCAGATCGTTGACATTGTAGGTTGCAGATTGGAGGTGTCTACACTGACCTCTGGCTTGTTGTTCACTTGCAAACAATAATCATTCTAGAGGCCTAGTTTAGCATTTTTATATCACTATCCGTTTACTGCTTTGGACATGAAATGCAAATTAACTAGGCCAGCCTTTTTATATTGCCCCACTCATGATGGCCTATTTGTGTTGCTGTTCCAGTTATCACTTAGATGTGATGAATTTTGCTCCATTGAAGTTATTGGTCTTTTGATTTGGTACATGCTGCTgcctcatttatgaaattactTGCCTTGGTGATGAAATAACATTCATCTTGATCTTTTGTAGCTATCAAAATGCTAGTTTTGGTCAGTGGTGTTGTCAGTTGTGTGACTTACTTGGATGGTGTATGATATCTATCTTGGAAATGTGACAACTTTAAAATGCAGCTTTGTTGATATTAATTTTGGTCTATTGTGTTGTTCCAGTTATCACTTAGATGTGATGAATTTTGCTCCATTACAGTTTTGGTCTTCAAATTTGGCGTATGCTGCTGCCTTGTTTATGAAATTACTTGCCATGGTGATGAACAGTATTCATCTTGATCTTTTAATAGCTATGAAAATGCTAGTTTTGGTTAGGTGTGATTCGACTTGTGGTATTACTCAGGATGGTGAATGATAGTATCTATCTTGGAAGTGTAATAGTTATTTGAAATGCTAGTTTTGTTGATCTTAATCTTGAATTATGGGTTTTGGCATGTAACTCTCTTTAATCTGGTGGAGATGCTAGGTTGGTTTTCAGAATTTCTATATGTGCTTTCAGGATTTATTACATCATTGTTGGTCACTTTGATTTATCCATTGCATTAAAAGTTACAGTAGCTATCATTGACTGGCCTAAATCTGCTTTACATGTGAACATGTCTACCATGGCCTACCTTGTTTCGTTGTACAACACTATTAGTTGGACTGCAACCTTTTCTGTTTCTGCAGCCTGTGATAATGTGTGAGCCTCCCTCCGAGGCAATTGATTTAAGTTTGTCATCCGCACATCATGGTGCATCAGGTTTTACTCGGCGAAGGACTGGATTTATTCTCCTTTTCCATTTCTGCTGAACACAAGAGGTAAGCCTGCTTTACATTTGTCATAAGGTTTGTTTGTTTAGCAGTCATTGAGAAACGAGCTAGAGAATTTCTTTGCGATGTTCGTTGAGCATTATCTGTGGTGGTCTGTACTACATTTGTCACCAAATTCTTGCAAGAAGATCAGGAGATTCAGGCTAGCacacacaaagaaaaaaaaaaccctgctTTCTGTTCATTTAGGAACAAAACTTTACTTTATTATTGGTAGCTTAGCTGAACTTTTTGCTATCAAGTGCACTGTTTACAGGGAGGAAACAACACTACTAACCTCAACAACCCTGCTAACCTCTGCACCATTGAAACAGACTAAGCTAAGAACTGAAACGATCAAGAACTCCTATATTTGACAGTTGTTGCCATTTTCATTTTCCTACAAGAAAGTGTCCTTACATTGCAGGCTCTTGAGAAAGAATCGAAGaatcgaagaagaagaagcagtgcGTTCCAGAGTATGTGATGTGCGTTGGCTGCTAGTGATTGACAATTACCCAGACGGCGTAGATGATCCCCGGGAAGTAGCCCAAGAATGTGAGCAAGAGGCAGATCCAGAACTCGATCTGATAGTCCATCCAGGCGAGAAGCCAAAATTGCATATTAGCATCGACGCCAAATCAAAATGATCAAGCAGAATGCGAAATGGGGATTCTGAATATGCAGAtttcagagagagagattggAGGAAGCTTACCTCGCAGCCGACCTTGAGGAAGACGCCGAGGGGAGGCAGGATGATGGCGATGACGAGGTCCACGAACGTCGCCGTCCTgtcggccatcgccggcggcctGTCCGCCATCGCCGGCCGATCGACCACAAACACCGGCAAAGGCGACGCAAAGGCGGGGAGAGGATGGGAGGAGACGAGACGACGCGGTGTCAGCGGGAGCAATTCACCAAGTTTAGGGGGACACAAAAGCCTAATCCAATCGCCCAAAGTGCATGTCAATTTTTAGCCTCTTACTAATTAACTAGTATTGTGGCCCGCGCAAATTGCGCAGCTAGCtaccaatattccttattttctattccaaattttcttttttttttctaaattgtatttttatatagattgTAAACTCTTATttcagtatttttttattttttatttttataaattaaagttataaattgtatttctatatagactcatATGTCTacttctattttctttttttaatttcaaattttagttagttctaAATTGTATACTAATATGGATTCtagttttttctttcaatattcctttttttaattcgaatttcagctatttaaaattgtatttatatatggactctattatTCTTTTTATCTGATTTCATATTTCAATTAATTATAAATTGTACACCATTATGAACTTTAGccttctcttctaatatttattattttttaattatctatgtaaattgtttttctatatggactccgattaatatgagaatttctaggccatgacaGCAAACACGGAGTCTAATTTTCTTAGGCTATCTTTAGATccagggtgaaaatttttgccctgtcacatcggatatactgacacacatttgaagtattaaacatagtctaataacaaaacaaactaCAGAATCTGCCTGTAAAATACGaggcgaatttattaagcctaattaatccgtcattagtaaatgtttactgtagcatcacattatcaaatcatggcataattagactcaaaagattcatctcgcaatttacatgtaaactgtgcaattgattttttcgtccacatttaatgctccatacatgtgtccaaacatttgatgtgatgtttttcgCCAAATTTTTTGGAATCTAAAGACACCCTATATTAAATCTAAACTGTTATAATCTGAATCTACTATGACCCAatggttattttttttctctttttcttgatTAGCATGggaatttctatttttcttgtccgttttcacttttttctaTCTTTCTTGTCCGTTTCCAAGTTATTTTTGTCCGTTTACTCTTTGTTTTTTTGTCCGTTTCCAAGTTTTTTTTGTCCGTTTCAGCTCTtaggtttttattttttgtccGTTTCCAAGTATTTTTTTGTCCGATTCGAATTTTTTTTGTCCGTTTCTAAGTTTGTGTTCTTTGCAAAGTACTCCtccttctatttttctttttttctttcgatTAACGTGGGATtttctaggccgtgagagcgaacgtggaagcttctttttctattactttatagatataatagatagatttgctACTCCTCAGAGTCAGTACTGACGCTAAAAATTATCGTTGTTTTTATTACCATTCGACAGCACAGATGATGGTGACGATGGCAACAGATGAACGATCGATCCCCTTCACTTTCGTCTGTGCTGGTATGCTGATTCTGCTCATGGAGGACAGGATGCAGTCATCAGCTTGGCTAGTGGAAACATGAGGCGTGTCCGAGAGAAAAGCATCAATTGCCACTACATTATCTGTCGCCATTTGCCGATACAGTCGTGTGCGTTTCTCAGTCTCGAAACGACACCTAGGACTTTTAGGACAGAAACAAAAGGGCAAACGGCGCCTCCGTTTTTTCTTGGCTCACTCAATCACCTCGCTTACATCGCCATTCTGTCATGGCATTTGGCAAAACAGTAGCACACACTAATCTCTctttgagcaagtttaatattatATCCAACTATtagcttcaaatcatctatagtcaatttaatagccaattcatataatagttacctataaacatatactaactAATAATAGCTGGTCTTACGTACCATACGCACATCGTGTCATGAAGTCCGTACTGCAGTTATCTACAAATCtattatctccttaaaatatatttatagctagcttgTAGTCCGACAACCTACTCTTATCACTAACCACAGTCTTCTCCTAGCTTATACCTTGTTCCAAAGCTGCTTTTCCTTGTTCTTATCACACGTCTTTTGACATATGGCGCACGCACCTCTCCTCGCTTTTCACGGCTCGCACGGCATCAATagtccctccgttctaaaatacatTCCAAATAAATCAATCTACGTGATACTTCCTGATACATCAAATCTAAAAATAAGCATTTAAATTTATTacctcctccatcccaaaatatttgacgtcgttgacttttttaaaagtgtttgactgttcgtcttttttaaaaaaattaagtaattattaattatttttcctatcatttgatttattgttgaatatactttt
Coding sequences:
- the LOC4332934 gene encoding protein DMP2, producing the protein MAAPPARSVSVADRALRGVADLIKLLPSGTVFLFQFLSPLVTNNGHCAAAYSRVLSAALLALCGAFCAFSSFTDSYVGSDGRVYYGVVTARGLRTFAADPDAAARDLSGYRLRAGDFVHAALSLLVFATIALLDADTVACLYPALEVSERTMMAVLPPVVGGVASYAFMVFPNNRHGIGYQPTRATEDFEHKH
- the LOC4332935 gene encoding H/ACA ribonucleoprotein complex subunit 4; amino-acid sequence: MSTPPPAAAASPATDQGKTKSKKKSKKHQEDTSSSLAVAAASVDEAAEAKADGYLIKPQSVAPPLDTSAWPLLLKNYDRLNVRTGHYTPLPAGHSPLKRPIAEYLRYGVINLDKPSNPSSHEVVAWIKRLLRVEKTGHSGTLDPKVTGNLIVCVDRATRLVKSQQGAGKEYVCVARFHAAVPDTARVARALEALTGAVFQRPPLISAVKRQLRVRTIYESKLLEHDADRHLAVFWISCEAGTYVRTLCVHLGLLLGVGAHMQELRRVRSGILGETDNMVTMHDVMDARWAMDNFNDESYLRRIVMPLEVLLTSYKRLVVKDSAVNAICYGAKLMIPGLLRFENEIEVGEEVVLMTTKGEAIAIGIAEMTTAVMATCDHGAVAKIKRVVMDRDTYPRKWGLGPVALKKKKMVAEGLLDKHGKPNEKTPSEWLRNAVLPAGGDAMIAGIAAAPEPEKPKVKEEADVAEETKEKKKKKHKDWAGDNADEGRKRKVGDDDLSASVSAKKIKVEEEADAVEGEKSEKKKKKKKDKAESAYADGEVKAELSDGEKGGSEKKKKKKKSKEGEAGDDEAEKSEKKKEKKKKNRDAEVTQ
- the LOC112938314 gene encoding hydrophobic protein LTI6A-like yields the protein MADRPPAMADRTATFVDLVIAIILPPLGVFLKVGCEIEFWICLLLTFLGYFPGIIYAVWVIVNH